A single Sporosarcina sp. FSL W8-0480 DNA region contains:
- a CDS encoding DUF402 domain-containing protein has translation MTIPKEGETIQVHSYKHDGNIHRVWQETTVLKGTRNIVIGANERTLVTEADGRTWLTREPSICYFHAEHWFNIICMLREDGVYYYVNMSSPFVYDHHSLKYIDYDLDVKVFPDMTYLILDEDEYDEHKKKMNYPEVIDQILKRNLDKLLMWIKQRKGPFAPDFIEVWTSRYRFYKQVKKNDQ, from the coding sequence ATGACAATACCTAAAGAAGGAGAAACGATACAAGTACACAGTTATAAACATGACGGAAATATTCACCGTGTTTGGCAGGAAACGACCGTCTTAAAAGGAACACGTAACATTGTGATTGGTGCAAACGAAAGAACGCTTGTGACGGAAGCGGACGGTCGGACATGGTTAACAAGAGAACCGTCCATTTGCTATTTCCATGCTGAACATTGGTTCAATATAATTTGCATGCTTCGCGAAGATGGGGTTTATTATTATGTCAACATGAGTTCCCCGTTCGTCTATGATCATCATTCTTTGAAATACATCGATTATGATTTGGATGTTAAGGTGTTTCCGGATATGACTTATCTGATCCTTGATGAGGATGAATATGATGAGCATAAAAAGAAGATGAACTACCCCGAAGTGATTGATCAAATATTAAAGCGCAATCTTGATAAGTTGCTTATGTGGATTAAACAGCGAAAAGGCCCATTCGCACCCGACTTCATTGAAGTTTGGACTTCAAGGTATCGGTTTTACAAACAGGTTAAAAAGAATGATCAATAA
- a CDS encoding ABC transporter ATP-binding protein, translating into MILLTVLIGVVKFAIPLFIPYLIKIVIDDIILEEMLTDAEKTRQLFIWLGGTALLFFIIRPPVEYYRQYYAQYVSNKILYDIRENLYDHIQKLGLRFYSNTRAGEVISRIINDVEQTKNFVMIGLMNVWLDFATIIIAVIIMLSMDIPLTIVTLLAFPFYAYSVKHFFGKLRTLTRKRSQALADVQSYLHERVSGISVIKSFALEEKEQQRFDETNGNFLDKALDHTRWNAKAFAVVNTITDVAPLLVITYAGYQVINGDLSVGIMVAFIAYIDRLYNPLRRLVNASTSLTQSFASMDRVFELMEEPYDIKDKDGAKALPRINGEIQFEDVSFTYSEEDDPVLRGVNFTVKPGETVALVGMSGGGKSTIVSLIPRFYDVTSGSIRIDGKDLRDVQLKTLRDQIGIVLQDSILFSDSVKSNILMGNPDATDEEVIAAAKAANAHHFIESLPEGYDTTVGERGVKLSGGQKQRIAIARVFLKNPPLLILDEATSALDLESEALIQESLERLASDRTTLIVAHRLSTITHADKIFVIDHGELKEVGNHAELMEKKGIYYNLFQVQSI; encoded by the coding sequence ATGATTCTTTTGACGGTTCTAATTGGTGTTGTCAAATTTGCCATCCCATTATTCATTCCGTATCTTATTAAAATTGTAATCGACGATATTATATTGGAGGAAATGCTGACCGATGCTGAAAAGACGAGGCAGCTATTCATATGGCTTGGTGGAACGGCGTTATTGTTTTTCATCATTAGGCCTCCAGTAGAGTATTATCGACAATATTATGCACAGTATGTCAGCAATAAAATCCTGTATGATATCCGAGAAAACCTGTATGACCACATTCAAAAATTGGGTCTTCGTTTTTACTCCAACACTCGGGCAGGTGAAGTCATTTCCCGTATTATCAATGACGTTGAGCAAACTAAAAACTTCGTAATGATTGGGTTAATGAACGTCTGGTTAGACTTTGCGACAATCATTATCGCAGTAATCATCATGCTGTCGATGGATATTCCACTAACAATCGTAACGTTATTAGCATTTCCGTTTTATGCATATAGTGTAAAGCATTTCTTCGGCAAACTAAGGACGCTCACAAGGAAAAGATCCCAAGCGCTTGCGGATGTGCAAAGTTATTTGCATGAGAGAGTATCGGGAATTAGCGTCATTAAAAGCTTCGCGTTAGAAGAGAAAGAACAGCAACGTTTTGATGAAACGAATGGCAATTTCCTTGATAAGGCATTGGATCATACAAGATGGAATGCGAAAGCGTTCGCTGTCGTCAACACGATTACTGATGTTGCTCCTTTATTGGTCATTACATATGCAGGGTATCAAGTGATTAACGGCGATTTATCGGTCGGTATAATGGTTGCTTTCATCGCTTACATCGATCGACTGTATAATCCTCTTAGACGATTGGTGAATGCATCTACATCTTTAACTCAATCATTCGCTTCAATGGATCGGGTCTTTGAACTGATGGAAGAGCCTTATGATATCAAGGATAAAGACGGTGCAAAAGCTCTACCGCGAATCAATGGGGAAATCCAATTTGAGGATGTCAGTTTTACGTATAGTGAAGAAGACGATCCGGTGCTAAGGGGCGTCAACTTTACTGTCAAACCAGGTGAGACTGTAGCGCTTGTTGGAATGAGTGGCGGCGGCAAGTCCACCATTGTCAGTTTAATACCACGGTTTTATGATGTCACTTCGGGTTCCATTCGAATTGACGGTAAGGACCTCCGTGATGTCCAATTAAAAACTTTACGCGATCAGATCGGGATTGTTCTACAAGATAGTATTCTTTTCAGTGATTCTGTGAAGAGTAATATTTTGATGGGGAATCCGGACGCTACTGATGAGGAAGTGATTGCTGCGGCTAAAGCGGCAAATGCACATCATTTCATCGAATCATTGCCTGAAGGGTATGATACAACAGTCGGCGAAAGAGGGGTAAAACTTTCTGGCGGACAGAAGCAACGGATTGCTATTGCGAGGGTATTTCTAAAAAATCCTCCATTGCTAATTCTTGACGAAGCAACTTCAGCTTTGGATTTGGAAAGTGAAGCACTCATTCAAGAATCACTTGAACGACTGGCAAGTGATCGGACGACATTGATCGTTGCCCACAGATTGTCAACAATCACACATGCAGATAAGATTTTTGTGATTGACCATGGTGAATTGAAAGAAGTGGGGAACCACGCTGAGCTAATGGAGAAAAAAGGCATCTACTACAACCTGTTTCAAGTTCAATCAATATAA
- a CDS encoding ABC transporter substrate-binding protein, with product MSRKRMWPVALILLLVLSTALAACGKGSSSSKEDTLVFGRGNDSTSLDPSRVTEGETFKVTVNLYETLLNFGEQDTTIQPGLAKEWNTDDGLTYTFQLEEGVKFHDGTDFNAEAVVANFERWANGDADKFPYYSSMFGGFKGDEGHVIESVTADGEYTVIIKLKRPQAPFLKNIAMSMFAIASPTAFAKGDDEFARNPVGTGPFEFVEWKPNESITIKKFDGYWQKGLPKLNKIVFRSIPDNSARLNALLAGEIDLADGINPSDAGKIEGDDKLQLIKRPSMNIGYLGLTVTRPPFDKKEVRQALNHAIDKETIINSFFEGQANAAKNPMPPSISGYNDDIEPYEYNPEKAKELLAKAGYPNGFEMELWAMPVPRPYMPDGAKVAEVIQSNLADIGIKAKIVSYEWGTYLDKASKGEADAFMLGWTGDNGDADNFLYVLLDEDNIGSNNYTYFKNAKMHDLFIEAQTEVDEDKRIELYKKAQEIIHEEAPWVPLAHSTPLLAAKKELTGFLPHPTGSDLLSKVEFK from the coding sequence ATGAGTAGAAAGAGAATGTGGCCGGTTGCGCTCATATTACTGTTGGTCCTGTCAACTGCACTTGCCGCCTGTGGAAAGGGAAGTTCGAGCAGCAAGGAGGATACATTAGTCTTCGGTCGTGGGAATGATTCCACTTCACTGGATCCGTCACGGGTGACTGAAGGCGAGACATTCAAAGTTACAGTAAATCTATATGAGACATTATTGAACTTTGGAGAGCAGGACACAACCATTCAACCTGGACTTGCTAAGGAATGGAATACGGATGACGGCTTGACGTACACATTCCAATTGGAAGAAGGCGTCAAGTTCCATGATGGAACTGATTTCAATGCGGAAGCGGTCGTTGCAAACTTCGAGCGTTGGGCGAATGGGGATGCAGATAAATTCCCATATTATAGCTCGATGTTTGGTGGATTCAAAGGCGATGAAGGTCATGTAATTGAATCCGTAACGGCGGATGGTGAGTACACGGTTATTATCAAATTGAAACGCCCACAAGCGCCTTTCTTGAAAAACATCGCGATGAGCATGTTCGCGATTGCAAGCCCTACTGCATTTGCAAAGGGTGACGACGAATTTGCAAGAAACCCGGTCGGTACAGGTCCTTTTGAATTCGTGGAGTGGAAACCGAATGAGTCTATTACAATTAAAAAATTCGACGGGTATTGGCAGAAAGGCTTGCCGAAGTTGAATAAAATCGTATTTAGATCGATTCCAGATAACTCCGCGAGACTGAATGCATTGCTTGCTGGGGAAATTGACCTCGCTGATGGGATTAACCCTTCAGATGCAGGAAAAATCGAAGGGGACGACAAGCTGCAACTGATTAAACGTCCATCCATGAACATCGGTTATCTTGGTTTAACAGTAACGCGCCCACCTTTTGATAAAAAAGAAGTTCGTCAGGCGCTGAACCATGCAATTGATAAAGAAACGATTATTAACTCGTTCTTCGAGGGGCAAGCGAATGCTGCCAAGAACCCGATGCCGCCTTCTATCTCAGGTTATAACGACGACATCGAGCCATATGAATACAATCCTGAAAAAGCGAAGGAGCTACTTGCGAAAGCAGGATATCCGAACGGATTCGAAATGGAACTGTGGGCAATGCCTGTCCCGCGTCCATATATGCCGGACGGAGCGAAGGTTGCTGAGGTCATCCAAAGCAATTTAGCGGATATCGGCATAAAAGCTAAAATCGTATCGTATGAGTGGGGAACTTATTTAGATAAGGCAAGCAAAGGGGAAGCGGACGCTTTCATGTTAGGTTGGACTGGAGACAATGGAGATGCCGATAACTTCCTATACGTCCTATTGGATGAAGACAATATCGGAAGCAACAACTACACATACTTCAAAAATGCCAAAATGCATGATTTGTTCATCGAGGCACAAACAGAGGTAGACGAGGATAAGCGGATTGAGCTTTATAAGAAAGCACAAGAGATTATTCACGAAGAAGCACCATGGGTTCCACTTGCCCACTCGACACCATTATTGGCTGCTAAAAAGGAATTGACGGGCTTCTTACCGCATCCAACTGGTTCGGATTTATTATCAAAAGTCGAATTTAAGTAA
- a CDS encoding dipeptide ABC transporter ATP-binding protein: MSTKPLLKVENLKKYFPIKKGLFARTTNFVKAVDDLSFHVNEGETLGIVGESGCGKSTTGRLLMRLLEPTEGIVEFDGRKLTALSKEEMRIARRDIQMVFQDPYASLNPRHTIGKILEEPLLVHGVKDAKERKMKVKELLEVVGLNEYHAKRYPHQFSGGQRQRIGIARALMTNPKLIIADEPVSALDVSIQAQVLNLMQDLQKEFNLTYIFIAHDLGVVRHISDRVAVMYLGKIVELAGSEQLYERPLHPYTQALLSAVPVPDPDFQKEQIIIEGDIPNPADPPTGCTFHTRCPFKMDICTKAAPQFNEQSLGHSVACHLYDSKVDNDIKQMEGSL, from the coding sequence ATGAGCACAAAGCCATTATTGAAAGTTGAAAATCTGAAGAAATACTTCCCGATTAAAAAAGGGCTATTCGCAAGAACCACTAACTTCGTTAAAGCCGTCGATGACCTGTCTTTTCATGTGAATGAAGGGGAGACGCTTGGCATTGTTGGTGAAAGCGGTTGTGGGAAATCGACAACAGGACGTTTACTTATGCGTTTGTTGGAGCCGACTGAAGGAATTGTTGAATTTGACGGGAGAAAATTGACTGCTTTATCAAAAGAAGAGATGAGGATAGCCCGTCGTGATATACAGATGGTTTTTCAAGACCCATATGCTTCACTGAATCCACGGCATACGATAGGAAAAATACTGGAGGAACCATTGTTAGTACATGGGGTAAAGGACGCAAAAGAACGAAAAATGAAAGTGAAAGAATTACTTGAAGTTGTCGGGTTGAATGAATATCATGCAAAGCGCTATCCCCACCAATTCAGCGGCGGGCAAAGACAACGTATCGGGATTGCCCGTGCGTTGATGACCAATCCGAAATTGATCATAGCGGATGAGCCAGTTTCGGCGTTAGACGTTTCCATTCAAGCGCAAGTGCTGAATCTCATGCAAGACTTGCAAAAAGAGTTCAACCTTACCTATATTTTTATCGCACATGACCTCGGGGTCGTACGGCATATTAGTGACCGCGTCGCCGTAATGTATTTAGGAAAGATCGTTGAACTTGCGGGAAGTGAACAACTTTACGAAAGGCCATTGCATCCTTATACACAAGCGTTACTTTCGGCGGTTCCCGTACCGGATCCGGATTTCCAGAAAGAACAAATCATCATAGAAGGCGACATCCCAAATCCAGCCGACCCGCCCACTGGATGTACATTCCATACACGCTGCCCATTCAAAATGGATATTTGTACAAAAGCTGCACCACAGTTCAATGAACAATCTTTAGGTCATTCTGTCGCCTGCCATCTTTACGATAGCAAGGTTGACAATGATATAAAACAAATGGAGGGGTCTCTATGA
- a CDS encoding ABC transporter ATP-binding protein: protein MNNRNRILEVNGLQTTFFTDTGEIPAVDHIDFHLHDGEILGIVGESGCGKSVTSLSVMGLIPNPPGKIVGGEILYGSLDLTKLSEKEMRKIRGNEIAMIFQEPMTSLNPLFTIGNQMVEAILIHEKGWSKKKAEERAIEILKLVGLPRADGLMKEYPHQLSGGMRQRVMIAMALVCNPKILIADEPTTALDVTIQAQILKLMKELNVRLGTAILLITHDLGVVAETCERVIVMYAGQIIEEAPTKLIFENPQHPYTKGLIQSVPDMRFKKDRLHSIPGNVPKPGSIKSGCRFAARCEFAFDRCFSENPELYSIADVHQTRCFLYDDERVTEDEHKAIIES, encoded by the coding sequence ATGAATAATCGCAACCGAATCCTTGAAGTGAATGGCTTACAGACTACCTTTTTCACCGATACCGGAGAGATTCCTGCTGTCGACCACATTGATTTTCATCTACACGATGGCGAAATTTTAGGCATCGTCGGGGAATCGGGATGTGGAAAAAGTGTAACCTCGCTTTCTGTTATGGGCCTCATCCCCAATCCGCCTGGAAAAATTGTCGGTGGTGAAATCCTATACGGGTCATTGGATTTAACGAAGTTATCGGAAAAAGAAATGAGGAAAATTCGTGGCAATGAAATAGCGATGATCTTTCAGGAGCCGATGACATCCCTGAATCCTTTATTCACAATCGGTAATCAGATGGTCGAAGCGATATTGATCCACGAAAAAGGTTGGTCGAAGAAAAAGGCGGAAGAACGAGCGATTGAGATACTAAAACTTGTTGGCTTGCCACGGGCAGATGGACTGATGAAAGAGTATCCCCATCAGTTATCTGGTGGTATGCGGCAAAGGGTGATGATCGCGATGGCACTCGTTTGCAATCCGAAAATATTAATCGCGGACGAACCGACAACCGCACTTGACGTAACAATTCAGGCGCAAATATTGAAACTGATGAAAGAATTGAATGTTCGTTTAGGGACTGCCATTTTGTTAATAACCCATGATCTTGGCGTTGTAGCTGAAACTTGCGAGAGGGTCATCGTCATGTACGCGGGACAAATAATCGAAGAGGCTCCGACTAAACTCATTTTTGAGAATCCACAACATCCTTATACGAAAGGGCTAATTCAGTCTGTACCGGATATGCGATTTAAAAAAGACAGGCTACATTCCATTCCAGGAAATGTGCCGAAACCGGGCTCCATCAAAAGCGGTTGCAGGTTTGCGGCACGTTGTGAATTTGCCTTCGACCGATGCTTTAGCGAAAACCCTGAACTATACAGCATTGCAGATGTTCATCAAACCCGATGTTTCTTATACGACGATGAAAGGGTGACAGAGGATGAGCACAAAGCCATTATTGAAAGTTGA
- a CDS encoding ABC transporter permease, translating into MLSYVGRRLLQLVPVLLGMVFIVFMMIRAIPGNPAQLILGQQATVEAMAAMNAKLGLDQPWYTQFFKYLGGILRGDLGESMRTRLPVADEIWPHLAATIELALFAIIIAIIIGINAGIISAWFQNSWFDYIAMILALIGVSMPIFWLGLLGQWVFALEFSWLPTTGREQVRDPVHAITNLYIIDTIIQGRFDQLWQVMRHLILPGIALATIPMAIIARMTRSSMLEVMRSDYIRTARAKGQKMFWVVYKHAFKNAVIPVLTVIGLQMGMLLGGAILTETIFAWPGIGRYIYDAINFRDYPVIQSSVLVIAFIFVMINLVVDLLYGLIDSRIKYD; encoded by the coding sequence ATGCTCAGCTACGTTGGAAGAAGATTATTGCAGCTTGTCCCCGTGTTACTTGGTATGGTGTTCATTGTTTTCATGATGATTCGGGCGATACCTGGAAATCCAGCCCAGCTCATTTTAGGTCAGCAAGCGACTGTTGAAGCTATGGCCGCTATGAATGCAAAATTGGGGTTGGATCAACCATGGTATACGCAATTTTTTAAGTACCTGGGTGGTATTTTGAGGGGCGACCTTGGGGAATCCATGCGGACACGCCTTCCGGTAGCGGATGAAATATGGCCACATTTGGCAGCAACAATAGAACTCGCACTGTTTGCAATTATCATAGCGATCATCATTGGCATTAATGCTGGCATCATTTCGGCTTGGTTCCAAAATTCATGGTTTGACTACATAGCGATGATTTTGGCGCTTATCGGAGTGTCGATGCCGATTTTTTGGTTAGGGTTATTAGGCCAATGGGTGTTTGCGCTTGAATTTTCCTGGCTACCGACGACTGGTAGGGAACAGGTGAGGGATCCAGTGCACGCAATTACGAATCTCTATATTATAGATACGATCATACAAGGAAGATTCGATCAGCTGTGGCAAGTTATGAGGCATCTTATCTTGCCAGGAATTGCATTAGCGACAATACCAATGGCAATCATTGCAAGGATGACTCGTTCAAGTATGCTTGAAGTGATGCGTTCGGATTATATTCGGACAGCGAGGGCGAAAGGGCAAAAGATGTTTTGGGTCGTTTATAAACATGCTTTCAAAAACGCTGTCATTCCGGTTTTGACGGTTATCGGACTTCAGATGGGCATGTTGCTTGGCGGTGCCATTTTGACTGAGACGATTTTTGCTTGGCCGGGCATTGGAAGGTATATTTACGACGCCATTAATTTCAGGGATTACCCGGTAATTCAGTCGAGCGTTCTAGTAATCGCCTTTATATTTGTCATGATTAACTTGGTCGTCGATTTGCTATACGGCCTGATCGATTCAAGGATTAAATATGACTAA
- the nikC gene encoding nickel transporter permease yields the protein MSEITPKLDGIIKEKEKTSGPWREAWKSFRKSKSAVAGMIIIIFFILLALFGPFIAKEGINEQFAPDRFQPPSSEYWLGTDDFGRDILSRIIHGSRISLSVGFLSVIASVIVGSFLGIVAGYYGRWTDTIISRVFDIMLAFPSILLAIAIVSVLGPGLENALIAIAVINVPNFGRLIRSKVLSIKEDEYIMAAKAIGMKDARILYSHILPNSMAPVIVQGTLAVATAILEAAALGFLGLGAQAPQPEWGKMLADSKAYLQSAPWTMIFPGLSIMLTVLGFNLMGDGLRDALDPKMKS from the coding sequence ATGTCTGAGATAACACCTAAATTAGATGGAATCATTAAAGAGAAAGAAAAGACGAGTGGCCCGTGGCGGGAGGCATGGAAAAGCTTCAGAAAGAGTAAGTCGGCTGTCGCTGGTATGATCATTATCATATTCTTCATACTGTTAGCTCTGTTTGGTCCCTTTATCGCAAAAGAAGGCATAAACGAACAGTTTGCACCGGACAGATTCCAGCCGCCGTCTTCAGAATACTGGCTCGGTACTGATGACTTCGGTAGAGATATCTTGTCCCGCATCATCCATGGTTCAAGGATATCGCTTTCGGTTGGATTTTTATCGGTTATTGCATCGGTTATCGTCGGTAGCTTTTTGGGGATTGTAGCAGGGTATTATGGTAGATGGACAGATACGATCATATCACGGGTTTTTGATATTATGCTTGCCTTCCCTTCAATCCTGTTAGCCATTGCAATTGTTTCGGTATTAGGACCTGGACTTGAAAATGCATTGATCGCCATTGCTGTCATTAACGTTCCGAATTTCGGCAGGTTGATACGATCGAAAGTTCTTAGTATCAAAGAGGACGAGTATATTATGGCCGCGAAGGCGATTGGGATGAAAGATGCCCGTATTTTATATTCGCATATCCTCCCTAATTCGATGGCTCCAGTCATTGTTCAAGGAACACTTGCAGTGGCGACAGCTATCCTTGAAGCAGCGGCATTAGGCTTTTTAGGCTTAGGCGCACAAGCTCCCCAGCCGGAATGGGGGAAGATGTTAGCGGATTCAAAAGCATATTTACAATCTGCACCATGGACAATGATTTTCCCGGGGCTATCCATCATGTTGACTGTCTTAGGTTTTAACCTAATGGGGGACGGCTTGCGTGATGCGCTTGATCCGAAAATGAAAAGTTGA